Proteins encoded by one window of Vigna radiata var. radiata cultivar VC1973A chromosome 5, Vradiata_ver6, whole genome shotgun sequence:
- the LOC106760484 gene encoding uncharacterized protein LOC106760484, producing MVWPFKERRGPAWKQGWTTNTLCSLSAPPLQLLAIVAIVMFLLFVPSYINFKSTVQTATVGFHVFLLLLPLFLIFVAYAISKHGSRLVLPAPPPFLGGIRLRTEGGGFPWGVAALVVLLLVLASYLSNFRSMWSPLISRPY from the coding sequence ATGGTGTGGCCGTTCAAGGAGAGAAGGGGTCCGGCATGGAAGCAAGGCTGGACAACAAATACTCTGTGCTCTTTATCTGCGCCACCTTTGCAACTCCTCGCCATAGTTGCCATAGtcatgtttttgttatttgttcCGTCTTACATTAATTTCAAGTCCACCGTGCAGACAGCAACTGTCGGTTTCCACGTCTTCCTCTTGTTGTTGCCCCTTTTCTTGATTTTCGTTGCCTACGCCATTTCTAAACACGGATCGCGCCTTGTGCTGCCGGCGCCGCCCCCATTCTTGGGTGGCATACGACTGAGAACAGAAGGCGGGGGGTTTCCCTGGGGCGTGGCGGCGTTGGTGGTGTTGCTTTTGGTTTTGGCCTCTTACCTCTCCAATTTCAGGTCCATGTGGTCACCACTCATTTCCAGACCCTACTAG
- the LOC106761032 gene encoding pre-mRNA-splicing factor Slu7 produces MASEDSKPVKKEEESNNKSSVPKKVAKVKKEEVESVKKKPKAVPVKKEPKVKKEIDDDDDDDDLPLARRTSNSKEVSKKKKTKEKVKEKEKKKERKVYDLPGQKRDPPEEKDPLRIFYESLYEQIPHSEMSQIWLMESGLLPKEVAKEVFQKKQKKCPQKLSSPVKVVSGAKRSTKSITKSVTVKKKNPTSPLSSLKKSTTNSTSKLSNKRKSKALSSEDDDVTDSDDEFIMSTVAKRRKMA; encoded by the exons ATGGCTTCGGAAGATTCTAAGCCGGTGAAGAAAGAGGAGGAGTCCAACAACAAGAGTTCCGTTCCCAAAAAGGTCGCAAAAGTTAAGAAAGAAGAGGTCGAATCCGTGAAGAAGAAACCTAAAGCCGTGCCTGTCAAGAAGGAACCTAAAGTCAAGAAGGAAATcgacgacgacgacgacgacgacgacCTTCCCCTCGCCAGAAGGACCTCCAACTCCAAG GAAGTGAgtaaaaagaagaagacaaaGGAGAAAGtaaaggagaaggagaagaagaaagagagaaaggttTATGATTTACCTGGCCAGAAACGTGATCCACCTGAGGAG AAAGATCCTCTTCGGATTTTCTACGAGAGTTTATACGAGCAAATTCCCCACAGCGAAATGTCACAAATCTG GCTGATGGAATCGGGGTTGCTTCCTAAGGAAGTTGCAAAAGAAGTATTtcagaagaagcaaaagaaatgTCCGCAGAAGCTGTCTTCTCCAGTTAAGGTGGTATCGGGTGCGAAGAGGAGCACCAAGAGTATCACCAAATCTGTGACAGTTAAGAAGAAAAACCCAACTTCCCCTTTGTCTTCTCTTAAAAAGAGTACTACGAACTCCACGTCGAAGCTGTCTAACAAGAGGAAGTCTAAGGCTCTAAGCTCAGAAGATGACGATGTCACCGATTCTGATGATGAATTTATCATGTCGACCGTAGCAAAGAGGAGAAAAATGGCTTAA